The sequence below is a genomic window from Ipomoea triloba cultivar NCNSP0323 chromosome 10, ASM357664v1.
CTAAGTTTTCAACCACGTGGGAAAATAATTATAGtggaattattaattatatctaCCTGTTTTGTAATGCACAAGACGAAAAATAATTGCTAAATGAATGAAGAAAAAGAcgggaaaagaaaaatgaaaagtaaaTATGCAGCagatgaacatatatatatatatatatatatatatatatatatatatatatatatatatatatatatatatatatatatatgtaagattGATGATGGATTCATGGACCTGCGTGGTAGGTTTGGAATATGTATGTATTCCTTCACCTACCACATTttgcatgtcaatttaatatttattgattaagttgacaattttttctttactttacttttttttttttttaactgatCTATtctgtatttaataatatttttaatgtttccATTAATAGACAACATATTACCGTTGCATtagcatttaataatatttttaatgtttccattaatttttttttgaaataagataattaattcattaaatcatcagAAAGATAGTCCACAAGGAAAGGAGGAGGGGTGtcaaaccactccccgcaacctgacataGAAACGGCCTCCCTAGCAACCGTATGGGCGGcgcgattcgcagatcgcttagcaAAACAGAAGTCAACACCATTAATCATGGAAGCAACTTCTTTTACATCAtctaaaataaaaccaaaagcaGAATTAAAAGAGTTCGAACGTATTAATGTTTCCATTAATAGACAACATATTACCGTTGCATTAGCATTCAAACAACATGTGTTAGCCTAGTCAATACTACATCATTGATAACTTGTTGAATAAGTAATAGTcttaggctctgtttggtaaaatagttagactatagttaattttgacttatttgactactattagctatttagcttggttaaaaaatcaaaataagtatttggttaatcattgttgtaactccaaaatgctaaaattcaaaatgttgCTCAAagaaactttttcaattagctttttgagaaaataaaattataccaaacagctatcaactaaccgctaattaattaccaaacacttttctacaatgtatgtgctaatgttatcaactagttatacacttataccctttaacccaatcaactaacaactaatatATCATTATTGCTGCCTACGCAAATCACCTCCCTTGCCCGTGGGACCCATACATTGCGGAGACCATGGTGGTGAAGGAAGCCCTTTCCTGGTTAACGAGTCGTGTCTTGAGTCCTTATATTGTTGAGTCCGATTGTTTAAATTTCCGTTCTAGCTTTACTTCATATTGTCACGATTATTCTCCTGTTTGTCTTATCGTTAAGCAATGTCGTTTAATTGCTAGTGACATTGGAAGTGTTGTTATTCGCCATGTCAATAGGTTAGCGAATCATGTAGTTCATGTGCTTGCACGGGCGACTGATTCTCACTCTGTCCTTGGTACTTGGGATTTCGTTCCCCCTCTTTGTATTTCGCATTTCTTTGAGAATTTAATTTGATGGTgatttttggttttcaaaaaaaaaaaaacaactaatatatcaattttttgtcTCATTACGAAGAGTgagaatccactttgacccaaccAAATTGAGAGTGGACcttacatatatttgtaccaaaaaataaCCACTCAAATTTGTCATTttaagttaaaattttcaataacaaTCCCCACATGATTAAAAATTGATTTTCCGAACCCAGAAAGCGACACAAATGTACTCAACCGTCGATCCCTGCCGAACATAGATACGTGTTATCCTTTGAACCTTACAAGAATACTAcaacatttatttaataaatactataaatatgaaCAATTAATATATTCCAAACACGTACTTTCTTCAATTCAACTCCAATCCTACTTAGTCTGGCTTTCTAAAATGGCCTGTCTATATCTTCTTACAAAAACCAGTTCGACCAATGCTCTTCTAGCCACGGTAGTGGTGGGCctggtggcggtggcggtggcggtggcgttGTCTTCGTCGCCGCCCGTTGTGGGCTGCTACACTTCTATATTCGGGTTTGGGGATTCCATAACGGACACGGGAAACTATATGACTTCATGCTTGAAGGGAGTTGTGCAATGTGATGATGAGTATCTCAAATGTAGCGTTCCACCCTACGGAGAAACATTCTTCCACCGTCCCACCGGACGTTGCTCCGATGGCCGTCTTATCATAGATTTCATTGGTTCGTTCCTTAATTTCTACAATGCTTAATTGACAATATTGTTTTCTACATACCTAAGTTTATTTATTGCTAAGCCAAGAAGCTATAACTATTTCTTTATAGACGTCACATTTTTCAGAAGAAGGTGCTGGTTCTTCAACAATCCCTATCCACCAATTATAGAATTTGATCCTTTACCGACTTTCCTCATACAATTTCCCCTTCCAGCACTTACTCCCGTGACCtggctctaataccacttgttaTGAACAAACTTACctaaaaaagttataaatagTAGCGAaaacgcaactttatttctttatagacCGTCATCATATCTAAAGGCAGGGTCCTGGACTTAGGCTCTTTATCACCCTCCACCCAACAAACTTTTACTGGACTCCGCCCTacctttatattttgatgtatacGTTTAAATTTGATGATCTTTTATCTTCCCACTTGCAGCTGAGCATTATGGGCTTCCACTTGTACCACCGTACGCCGGCGGCGAAGATATAAAACTCGGAGGAAGTGTGAACTTTGCCGTAATTGGAGCTCCGGCTCTAGACGATACCTACCGTGATGAACAAGGAACTCTTACTCGTAAAGATATCTCCATGAAGGCTCAACTCGATCGCTTCAAAAACTTGCTCCCATCTATCTGCAAAACCTCAAGTAATTATTCCTAATTACATTATAACTCTGATCTATTAATCaactataacaaaataaatttattttatatacggTGATGTTTCAAGGACTAATATTTCTTGCAGATTGTGAAGAAATATTTGGTAGCTCGTTGATTGTATTCGGACCTTTTGGAGGTGATGACTACTCTTCTGCCATGTCAAAGAAAGATATTAAAGA
It includes:
- the LOC116032300 gene encoding GDSL esterase/lipase At1g28600-like, whose translation is MACLYLLTKTSSTNALLATVVVGLVAVAVAVALSSSPPVVGCYTSIFGFGDSITDTGNYMTSCLKGVVQCDDEYLKCSVPPYGETFFHRPTGRCSDGRLIIDFIAEHYGLPLVPPYAGGEDIKLGGSVNFAVIGAPALDDTYRDEQGTLTRKDISMKAQLDRFKNLLPSICKTSNCEEIFGSSLIVFGPFGGDDYSSAMSKKDIKEAHLLQPRIVNAIASAVEELIELGAVNIMVPGLMPDGCIAITLTLFYGSNQNDYDLTTGCLSWLNEFSQNHNKLLQNELNRIRDRHPNVFITYADYYNAALQLFGFPAKYGFHGRTLDACCGSEGPYNVDTSIGCGFPSSNVCADPSSYIDWDGPHLTEAANRWIAKGLLNGLYTNPNITASCVSATLNNL